A window of the Iodobacter fluviatilis genome harbors these coding sequences:
- the earP gene encoding elongation factor P maturation arginine rhamnosyltransferase EarP — protein sequence MNKTIHWDIFCRVVDNYGDIGVCWRLARQLSREYDLTVRLWVDDLISFQRIQADICTDLPVQVCADVEVRHWCEPLPDVEPADVVIEAFACDLPASYIAAMKADPRDRVWLNLEYLSAEDWVQGCHGLPSPAQGLPKFFFFPGFVDGTGGLLGEQAQLYAKAAWSQADSDAYLGQWQAVQANSIKVSLFAYANQGLADLLSCWQQSERPVQVYMPEGLLLPLAEAALGQALPAGATICRGALSLSVLPMQSQDDYDRLLWSCDLNFVRGEDSFVRAQWAGLPLIWHIYPQDDDAHRAKLDAFLALYLAACPGKSAQVFNDFWQVWNHGGDVKAAWHKLLPEILALKSHAAAWNENLIKRGDLATNLVRFVNSKVKWRVKF from the coding sequence ATGAATAAAACCATTCATTGGGATATTTTTTGCCGTGTGGTTGATAATTACGGTGATATTGGTGTGTGCTGGCGCCTAGCGCGGCAATTGTCGCGTGAATATGATTTAACGGTAAGGCTATGGGTAGACGATTTAATCAGCTTTCAGCGAATTCAGGCAGATATTTGCACTGATTTGCCTGTGCAAGTGTGTGCTGACGTGGAGGTGCGGCACTGGTGTGAGCCTTTACCGGATGTGGAGCCTGCCGATGTGGTGATCGAGGCCTTTGCCTGTGATTTGCCTGCAAGCTATATTGCCGCCATGAAAGCTGATCCGCGTGATCGGGTTTGGCTGAATCTGGAATATCTGTCTGCAGAAGATTGGGTGCAGGGCTGCCACGGCCTGCCTTCTCCTGCTCAGGGCCTGCCTAAATTCTTTTTCTTTCCCGGTTTTGTGGATGGCACAGGCGGCTTATTGGGCGAGCAGGCCCAGCTTTATGCCAAAGCGGCTTGGTCGCAGGCAGACAGCGATGCGTATCTGGGGCAATGGCAGGCTGTACAGGCCAATAGCATTAAGGTCTCTCTCTTTGCCTATGCCAATCAGGGGCTGGCTGATTTATTGAGCTGCTGGCAGCAATCAGAGCGCCCTGTGCAGGTGTATATGCCCGAGGGACTGTTGCTGCCTTTGGCCGAAGCTGCCTTAGGGCAGGCATTGCCGGCGGGTGCAACGATTTGCCGTGGTGCGCTCAGCCTGTCTGTGCTGCCGATGCAATCGCAGGATGATTACGACCGGCTTCTTTGGAGCTGCGATCTTAATTTTGTTCGGGGTGAAGATTCATTTGTGCGTGCACAGTGGGCAGGCTTGCCGCTGATCTGGCATATTTATCCCCAGGATGATGATGCGCATCGTGCCAAACTGGATGCATTTTTAGCGCTTTATCTGGCCGCTTGTCCCGGTAAATCTGCACAGGTGTTTAATGATTTTTGGCAGGTATGGAATCATGGTGGCGATGTCAAAGCCGCATGGCATAAGCTTTTGCCTGAGATTCTTGCTTTAAAAAGCCATGCTGCGGCGTGGAATGAAAATTTGATTAAACGCGGGGACCTCGCCACTAATCTGGTCAGATTCGTCAATAGCAAGGTAAAATGGCGAGTTAAATTTTAA
- the efp gene encoding elongation factor P yields MKTAQEVRVGNVIMVDAQPWVVQKTEYSKSGRNSSVVKMKAKSLLGTSSSENVYKADEKFEVVTLDRKECTYSYFADPMYVFMDAEFNQYEIEKDNLGDSLNFIEDGMEDQCEVTFYEGKAISVEMPTTIVREVVYTEPAVRGDTSGKVMKPARLSNGYELPVAAFIEIGDKIEIDTRFNEFKKRA; encoded by the coding sequence ATCAAAACCGCACAAGAAGTTCGCGTTGGTAACGTAATCATGGTTGATGCTCAACCTTGGGTCGTTCAAAAAACCGAATACAGCAAATCGGGTCGTAACTCTTCTGTTGTAAAGATGAAAGCAAAAAGCTTGCTGGGTACATCTTCTTCAGAAAATGTTTACAAAGCTGACGAAAAATTTGAAGTAGTGACATTAGATCGCAAAGAATGTACTTATTCTTACTTTGCTGATCCTATGTATGTATTTATGGATGCTGAGTTTAACCAGTACGAAATCGAAAAAGACAATCTGGGCGATTCCCTGAACTTTATCGAAGACGGCATGGAAGATCAGTGCGAAGTGACTTTCTACGAAGGTAAAGCCATTTCTGTTGAAATGCCGACTACCATCGTGCGTGAAGTGGTTTACACCGAGCCAGCAGTTCGTGGCGATACTTCAGGCAAGGTAATGAAGCCTGCTCGCCTCTCCAATGGTTACGAATTGCCAGTTGCTGCTTTTATTGAAATCGGCGACAAAATCGAAATCGATACACGCTTCAACGAATTCAAAAAACGCGCTTAA
- a CDS encoding prolyl oligopeptidase family serine peptidase yields MQKVLLSMALASASLLVHAASDQFEWLEDVAGKKSLDWVKAQNAISHAMLEKEAGFAPLKNDVLDILNSKERIAYVNKMGGYFYNFWRDGDHQRGIWRRTTLASYKTAHPDWETVLDLDALAKAENANWVYKGADCRYPQYDRCLISLSRGGADAVEVREFDLNKKAFVKDGFSLPEAKSELSWQGKDSLFVASDFGKDSQTDSGYPRIVKLWQRGTPLSAAKTIYEGQKTDISVSAYVAEDATYRREIIRRGVTFYTNETYLRSGEKLSRIAVPDDANISFFGPQILITLKSSWTIGGKTWPSGSLIASDFEKFQAGERQFTQLFNPTPTTALNGTTATKNFLIVEALDNVKGRLTEWRFKEGKWSQRAINAPAFGTIGATAIDPDASDDYFFTHADFLTPDSLYLAHAGNDERELLKQRPAFFDASSMDIAQNEAVSKDGTRVPYFIVKPKNLKLDGTNPTLLYGYGGFEVSLTPYYSAGAGKAWLEKGGVYVLANIRGGGEFGPRWHQAALKENRQKTYDDFIAVATDLIAKKITQPKKLGIMGGSNGGLLMGVMMTQRPDLFGAVVCQVPLLDMRRFNQLLAGASWMGEYGNPDVPAEWDYISKYSPYHNIKAKTQYPNILFTTSTRDDRVHPGHARKMMAKMQSEGVKSVWYYENMEGGHAGAADNSQKADMTALEYSFLWKMLK; encoded by the coding sequence ATGCAAAAAGTATTACTTTCAATGGCACTAGCCAGCGCCAGCCTCTTAGTCCATGCAGCTAGCGATCAATTTGAATGGCTGGAAGATGTAGCGGGTAAAAAATCATTAGATTGGGTTAAGGCGCAGAATGCCATTAGCCATGCAATGTTAGAAAAAGAAGCGGGTTTTGCTCCGCTAAAAAATGATGTTCTGGATATCCTTAATTCAAAAGAGCGCATCGCCTATGTGAATAAAATGGGCGGCTACTTTTATAATTTCTGGCGCGATGGCGATCATCAGCGAGGTATTTGGCGGCGCACTACCCTGGCCAGCTATAAAACAGCCCATCCAGATTGGGAAACCGTATTAGATTTAGATGCACTGGCTAAAGCCGAGAATGCGAATTGGGTTTATAAGGGTGCAGACTGCCGCTATCCACAATACGACAGATGCTTAATTAGCCTTTCCCGTGGCGGTGCAGATGCGGTAGAAGTACGTGAATTTGATTTAAATAAAAAAGCATTTGTAAAAGACGGTTTTAGTTTGCCAGAAGCCAAATCAGAACTCAGCTGGCAGGGGAAAGACAGCCTGTTTGTAGCCAGCGATTTTGGCAAAGATAGCCAAACAGACTCGGGCTACCCGCGTATCGTCAAGCTTTGGCAGCGCGGCACCCCACTCAGCGCCGCTAAGACCATTTATGAGGGGCAAAAAACCGATATTTCTGTCTCTGCCTATGTGGCCGAAGATGCCACTTACCGCCGCGAAATTATCCGCCGTGGCGTCACCTTTTATACCAATGAAACCTATTTACGCAGCGGCGAAAAACTCAGCCGCATTGCCGTGCCGGATGATGCCAATATCAGCTTCTTTGGCCCGCAAATTCTGATCACACTTAAATCTAGCTGGACTATTGGCGGCAAGACTTGGCCTAGTGGCAGCTTGATCGCTAGTGATTTTGAGAAATTCCAGGCAGGCGAGCGCCAATTTACTCAGCTGTTTAACCCCACCCCCACCACCGCACTGAATGGCACCACCGCCACCAAAAACTTCCTGATCGTAGAAGCGCTCGACAATGTAAAAGGCCGCCTGACTGAATGGCGCTTTAAAGAAGGCAAGTGGTCGCAACGCGCCATTAATGCCCCTGCCTTTGGCACCATCGGTGCGACGGCGATTGATCCGGATGCCTCGGATGATTACTTTTTCACCCACGCCGATTTCCTTACCCCAGATTCGCTCTATCTGGCCCATGCAGGCAACGATGAACGGGAGCTACTTAAGCAACGCCCTGCTTTCTTTGACGCCAGCAGCATGGACATCGCGCAAAACGAAGCCGTTTCTAAAGATGGCACGCGTGTGCCTTACTTTATCGTCAAGCCTAAGAACTTAAAACTGGATGGCACAAACCCAACGCTGCTCTATGGCTATGGCGGCTTTGAAGTCAGCCTTACCCCATATTACTCGGCAGGTGCAGGGAAAGCCTGGCTGGAAAAAGGTGGCGTGTATGTGCTGGCCAATATCCGTGGTGGCGGTGAATTTGGCCCGCGCTGGCATCAGGCCGCGCTAAAAGAAAATCGCCAGAAAACCTACGATGATTTTATTGCCGTAGCGACAGACCTCATTGCTAAGAAAATTACCCAACCTAAAAAGCTTGGCATTATGGGTGGCAGCAATGGCGGGCTCTTAATGGGGGTAATGATGACCCAACGTCCGGATTTATTTGGCGCAGTGGTTTGCCAGGTACCGCTCTTAGATATGCGCCGCTTTAATCAGCTGCTGGCAGGTGCTTCGTGGATGGGCGAATATGGCAATCCGGATGTGCCCGCCGAGTGGGATTACATCAGCAAATACTCGCCTTATCACAATATTAAGGCCAAAACGCAATACCCGAATATCCTCTTTACTACCTCCACTCGCGACGACCGAGTCCACCCGGGCCACGCGCGTAAAATGATGGCAAAAATGCAAAGCGAGGGCGTTAAATCGGTTTGGTACTATGAAAATATGGAAGGCGGCCATGCGGGTGCGGCTGACAACAGCCAGAAAGCCGATATGACAGCGCTGGAATACAGCTTTTTGTGGAAGATGTTGAAGTAA
- the uvrB gene encoding excinuclease ABC subunit UvrB, whose amino-acid sequence MFVDYPGSPYRLFQPFPPAGDQPTAIAQLLEGLEDGLQYQTLLGVTGSGKTYTMANVIAQSGRPAILMAPNKTLAAQLYSEMREFFPQNAVEYFVSYYDYYQPEAYVPSRDLFIEKDSAINEHIEQMRLSATKAILERPDCIIVATVSAIYGIGDPSSYHQMILHLKEGERVAQRDMIKRLTAMQYDRNDTDFSRGCFRVRGDVIDIFPAESAELALRVNLFDDELETLQLFDPLTGHIKQRVGRFTVFPSSHYVTPREKVLEAIETIKAELTDRLAFYYKEHKLVEAQRLEQRTRFDLEMLIEMGFCKGIENYSRHFSGKPAGSAPPTLINYMPPNSIMIIDESHVTIPQIGAMYKGDRSRKENLVDYGFRMPSALDNRPLKFEEFEQLMPQTVFVSATPSDYEAKHQGQIVEQVVRPTGLVDPIIEVRPVGTQVDDLLSEIKLRTEIGERVLVTTLTKRMSEQLTDYLNEHGVKVRYLHSDIDTVERVEILRDLRLGVFDVLIGINLLREGLDIPEVSLVAILDADKEGFLRSERSLIQTIGRAARNLNGKAILYADRITNSMKKAIDETERRRAKQTAFNLANGITPRSVVKRIKDIIDGVYNEEAAVAARLEMKRQKMLNEFDEKSLAKELKRLEKEMIEAAKNLEFEKAAQLRDQLKMLKDQVFGN is encoded by the coding sequence ATGTTTGTCGATTACCCCGGCAGCCCCTATCGCCTGTTTCAGCCTTTTCCGCCTGCTGGCGATCAGCCAACGGCCATTGCTCAGCTGCTTGAAGGGCTGGAAGATGGTTTGCAGTATCAAACCCTACTTGGGGTAACAGGCTCGGGTAAGACTTATACGATGGCGAATGTGATTGCCCAATCGGGGCGGCCAGCTATTTTGATGGCGCCGAATAAGACGCTGGCGGCGCAGCTTTACTCGGAGATGCGCGAATTCTTTCCGCAAAATGCGGTTGAATACTTTGTGTCTTACTACGATTACTACCAGCCCGAAGCCTATGTGCCCAGCCGCGATTTATTTATCGAAAAAGATTCGGCCATTAATGAGCATATCGAGCAAATGCGGCTGTCGGCCACCAAGGCGATTTTAGAGCGGCCGGATTGTATTATTGTGGCCACCGTCAGCGCGATTTACGGGATTGGCGATCCCAGCTCTTACCACCAGATGATTTTGCATCTGAAAGAAGGCGAGCGCGTTGCCCAGCGCGATATGATCAAACGCCTAACCGCCATGCAATACGATAGAAACGACACCGATTTTAGCCGTGGCTGTTTTCGGGTGCGTGGCGATGTGATTGATATCTTCCCTGCCGAATCGGCCGAATTGGCGCTGCGGGTGAATTTATTTGATGATGAATTAGAAACACTGCAATTATTCGATCCGCTTACAGGCCATATCAAGCAGCGCGTGGGCCGCTTTACGGTTTTCCCCAGCAGCCATTACGTTACACCGCGCGAAAAGGTGTTGGAAGCCATCGAGACCATCAAGGCGGAGCTGACTGACCGGCTGGCGTTTTATTACAAAGAACACAAACTCGTCGAGGCACAGCGCCTAGAGCAGCGCACCCGTTTTGATCTAGAAATGCTAATTGAGATGGGCTTTTGTAAGGGCATTGAAAACTACTCACGGCATTTCTCTGGCAAGCCTGCAGGCTCGGCCCCGCCGACGCTGATTAACTATATGCCGCCCAATTCAATCATGATTATCGACGAAAGCCACGTCACCATTCCGCAAATTGGCGCGATGTATAAGGGCGATCGGTCACGCAAAGAAAATCTGGTCGATTATGGTTTCCGTATGCCCTCTGCACTGGACAACCGCCCGCTTAAATTTGAAGAATTCGAGCAGCTGATGCCGCAAACGGTGTTTGTCTCGGCTACGCCATCAGATTACGAAGCCAAGCATCAGGGGCAGATTGTGGAGCAAGTGGTGCGCCCCACTGGCCTCGTTGACCCGATTATTGAAGTACGACCAGTCGGCACTCAGGTCGATGATTTACTCTCTGAAATCAAGCTACGCACTGAGATTGGCGAGCGGGTACTGGTCACCACGCTGACCAAGCGCATGAGCGAGCAGCTAACAGATTATCTGAACGAGCACGGGGTGAAAGTGCGCTATTTGCACTCGGATATTGATACCGTAGAGCGCGTAGAAATCCTGCGCGATTTGCGCCTTGGCGTATTTGATGTGCTGATCGGGATTAACTTATTACGCGAAGGCCTAGATATCCCCGAGGTATCCTTGGTGGCGATTTTAGACGCGGATAAAGAAGGCTTTTTAAGATCAGAGCGCAGCTTAATTCAAACCATTGGCCGCGCAGCGCGTAATTTAAATGGTAAAGCGATTCTCTACGCCGACCGGATTACCAATTCGATGAAAAAAGCCATCGATGAAACCGAGCGCCGCCGCGCCAAACAAACTGCATTTAATCTGGCTAATGGCATTACACCACGCAGCGTAGTCAAACGCATCAAGGATATTATCGACGGCGTATATAACGAAGAAGCCGCCGTAGCCGCCCGATTAGAAATGAAGCGGCAAAAAATGCTCAATGAGTTTGACGAAAAATCCCTAGCCAAAGAATTAAAACGCCTCGAAAAAGAAATGATCGAAGCCGCTAAAAACTTGGAATTCGAAAAAGCGGCCCAATTACGCGATCAGCTAAAAATGTTGAAAGATCAGGTGTTTGGGAATTGA
- a CDS encoding DUF6404 family protein, whose translation MKTADLIYEAKFRRATEVLDSTGIWKSNYMPPATRLLRRIGFSVRPPHFASFVKTAISCAAYFSAVWGLLMWLLVWSSQGMFWGDVVTRAILAGMFFGVAMAAYYAYGRMKYKLPSWENLLHSDNEA comes from the coding sequence GTGAAGACTGCGGATCTTATTTATGAAGCTAAGTTCAGAAGAGCTACTGAAGTTCTGGATTCCACTGGAATATGGAAATCTAACTACATGCCGCCAGCCACCAGATTACTGCGGCGTATAGGTTTTAGTGTTCGGCCCCCGCATTTCGCAAGTTTTGTAAAAACGGCTATTTCATGTGCGGCTTATTTCAGTGCGGTATGGGGGCTATTAATGTGGCTACTCGTTTGGTCAAGTCAGGGTATGTTTTGGGGGGATGTAGTCACCAGAGCTATATTGGCGGGCATGTTTTTTGGTGTTGCAATGGCTGCTTACTATGCTTATGGGCGTATGAAGTACAAGCTGCCATCTTGGGAAAACTTGCTGCATAGTGATAATGAAGCCTGA
- a CDS encoding GFA family protein — protein sequence MNSKYTGQCLCGEIRYSVDVEPLFAGNCHCKDCQRSSGSAYIPAMLFPEKNVLVSGEAKYFESTADSGGTHKRGFCPNCGAQLFAKFSNLPGMLGIKAGTLNDASHYVPKLDFYVAGAATWDFMDAQLPKKQGSPQG from the coding sequence ATGAATTCAAAATACACAGGGCAGTGCCTTTGTGGCGAAATCCGCTATTCAGTTGATGTTGAACCATTATTTGCTGGAAACTGTCACTGCAAAGACTGCCAAAGAAGCTCGGGGAGCGCTTATATCCCTGCCATGCTTTTCCCTGAAAAAAATGTGCTTGTTTCTGGTGAGGCAAAATATTTTGAGTCAACGGCGGATAGCGGAGGTACGCATAAAAGAGGGTTCTGCCCGAATTGTGGCGCTCAATTGTTCGCAAAATTCAGCAATCTTCCCGGTATGCTGGGCATAAAAGCGGGCACCTTAAACGACGCATCGCACTACGTGCCAAAGTTAGATTTCTATGTGGCAGGCGCCGCAACCTGGGATTTTATGGATGCCCAACTCCCCAAAAAACAAGGTTCCCCTCAAGGATAA